A genome region from Pygocentrus nattereri isolate fPygNat1 chromosome 6, fPygNat1.pri, whole genome shotgun sequence includes the following:
- the ndufv3 gene encoding cell surface glycoprotein 1 isoform X1, with protein sequence MATSLLRLGRLGSLKCLRQDSWGSLRTPLTAAFCTEAKEPKKPAKKAKAASKILEDPEDRAALLAYKTAVAFPTRLTAPGFVSALGESDLRAAGTVEAAGGTITESAPRTSEVSAEASTTAQASSTSHGESITNQPEAIPVTISDAPGAKVEASETPTTDSPAPVEEAKLKTTPKDEEATSTSSSSDSDSDSDSDSDDEAPDKTEKPETVVQPVEEAGQESVLKESASEVKIPYAVPEGVTSEAVSEEKTVTETSVEGVPKTTIAVTDTISAEVPVSSAASEAFTEDACAERIVDPAPALSTPVAKAVPKAPPESPLAAAPEELVDTAPEVKTAATEEIVSEEKSNVEVKTSEAKEESVPKVAAEVIPEVAETIAGAVAEGSPDVEAKVTSEVAPDYAKEMASEPKSEVEAPSPPEELVDPAPVVVDAAEPPMETEVAAAPEEPAPEPEPEPFDNTTYKNLQHHSYNIYTFVDKDVEMAKHRLPQPSSGRPSPRH encoded by the exons ATGGCGACCTCTCTGCTCAGACTCGGACGACTCGGGTCGCTCAAG tgtctcCGGCAGGACAGCTGGGGCTCTCTGAGGACCCCACTCACTGCAGCATTCTGCACTGAAGCGAAAGAGCCGAAGAAACCAGCAAAGAAAGCAAAAGCTGCAAGTAAGA TCTTGGAGGACCCTGAAGACAGGGCTGCTCTACTAGCCTACAAGACCGCTGTTGCCTTCCCTACTAGACTTACTGCCCCAGGATTTGTCAGTGCATTAGGTGAATCTGACCTGAGGGCAGCTGGAACTGTAGAGGCTGCAGGGGGCACTATCACAGAATCAGCTCCCCGCACATCTGAAGTTTCAGCTGAGGCTTCAAccacagcacaggcttccagcaCTAGCCATGGTGAATCTATCACAAATCAACCTGAAGCTATACCTGTGACTATAAGTGATGCTCCAGGTGCCAAGGTGGAGGCATCTGAGACTCCTACCACAGATTCTCCAGCCCCAGTAGAAGAAGCCAAATTAAAAACAACTCCAAAGGATGAAGAAGCTACCTCTACCTCGTCCTCCAGTGACtcagattctgattctgactcgGATTCTGATGATGAAGCACCAGACAAGACTGAGAAGCCTGAAACAGTGGTCCAGCCTGTGGAAGAAGCTGGACAGGAGAGTGTTTTAAAAGAGTCTGCTTCAGAGGTGAAGATTCCTTATGCTGTTCCTGAAGGTGTGACTTCTGAGGCTGTCTCAGAAGAAAAGACTGTGACTGAGACCTCTGTTGAAGGAGTGCCAAAAACCACTATAGCTGTGACTGATACTATCTCGGCAGAAGTGCCTGTTTCAAGTGCTGCATCagaagccttcacagaagatgCCTGTGCTGAGAGAATTGTTGACCCAGCCCCAGCTTTATCCACACCTGTTGCTAAAGCAGTTCCTAAAGCACCTCCTGAATCTCCCCTGGCTGCAGCCCCAGAGGAGCTGGTTGATACTGCACCAGAAGTTAAAACAGCAGCCACAGAAGAAATTGTATCTGAAGAAAAAtcaaatgtggaggtgaagaCTTCTGAGGCAAAAGAGGAATCTGTGCCAAAGGTTGCAGCTGAAGTGATTCCAGAAGTAGCTGAAACCATAGCTGGAGCTGTTGCTGAAGGAAGCCCTGATGTAGAGGCCAAAGTCACATCAGAAGTTGCCCCTGACTATGCTAAAGAAATGGCATCAGAGCCCAAATCTGAAGTGGaagctccttcccccccagaaGAGTTGGTCGATCCTGCTCCTGTAGTTGTCGACGCAGCAGAACCTCCAATGGAGACTGAAGTAGCGGCAGCACCTGAGG AACCTGCTCCAGAGCCTGAGCCTGAACCATTTGATAACACTACCTACAAGAACCTGCAGCACCACAGTTACAACATTTACACCTTTGTAGATAAGGATGTGGAGATGGCCAAGCACCGTCTGCCCCAGCCCTCTTCAGGAAGACCTTCACCCAGGCACTGA
- the ndufv3 gene encoding cell surface glycoprotein 1 isoform X2: MATSLLRLGRLGSLKCLRQDSWGSLRTPLTAAFCTEAKEPKKPAKKAKAAILEDPEDRAALLAYKTAVAFPTRLTAPGFVSALGESDLRAAGTVEAAGGTITESAPRTSEVSAEASTTAQASSTSHGESITNQPEAIPVTISDAPGAKVEASETPTTDSPAPVEEAKLKTTPKDEEATSTSSSSDSDSDSDSDSDDEAPDKTEKPETVVQPVEEAGQESVLKESASEVKIPYAVPEGVTSEAVSEEKTVTETSVEGVPKTTIAVTDTISAEVPVSSAASEAFTEDACAERIVDPAPALSTPVAKAVPKAPPESPLAAAPEELVDTAPEVKTAATEEIVSEEKSNVEVKTSEAKEESVPKVAAEVIPEVAETIAGAVAEGSPDVEAKVTSEVAPDYAKEMASEPKSEVEAPSPPEELVDPAPVVVDAAEPPMETEVAAAPEEPAPEPEPEPFDNTTYKNLQHHSYNIYTFVDKDVEMAKHRLPQPSSGRPSPRH, translated from the exons ATGGCGACCTCTCTGCTCAGACTCGGACGACTCGGGTCGCTCAAG tgtctcCGGCAGGACAGCTGGGGCTCTCTGAGGACCCCACTCACTGCAGCATTCTGCACTGAAGCGAAAGAGCCGAAGAAACCAGCAAAGAAAGCAAAAGCTGCAA TCTTGGAGGACCCTGAAGACAGGGCTGCTCTACTAGCCTACAAGACCGCTGTTGCCTTCCCTACTAGACTTACTGCCCCAGGATTTGTCAGTGCATTAGGTGAATCTGACCTGAGGGCAGCTGGAACTGTAGAGGCTGCAGGGGGCACTATCACAGAATCAGCTCCCCGCACATCTGAAGTTTCAGCTGAGGCTTCAAccacagcacaggcttccagcaCTAGCCATGGTGAATCTATCACAAATCAACCTGAAGCTATACCTGTGACTATAAGTGATGCTCCAGGTGCCAAGGTGGAGGCATCTGAGACTCCTACCACAGATTCTCCAGCCCCAGTAGAAGAAGCCAAATTAAAAACAACTCCAAAGGATGAAGAAGCTACCTCTACCTCGTCCTCCAGTGACtcagattctgattctgactcgGATTCTGATGATGAAGCACCAGACAAGACTGAGAAGCCTGAAACAGTGGTCCAGCCTGTGGAAGAAGCTGGACAGGAGAGTGTTTTAAAAGAGTCTGCTTCAGAGGTGAAGATTCCTTATGCTGTTCCTGAAGGTGTGACTTCTGAGGCTGTCTCAGAAGAAAAGACTGTGACTGAGACCTCTGTTGAAGGAGTGCCAAAAACCACTATAGCTGTGACTGATACTATCTCGGCAGAAGTGCCTGTTTCAAGTGCTGCATCagaagccttcacagaagatgCCTGTGCTGAGAGAATTGTTGACCCAGCCCCAGCTTTATCCACACCTGTTGCTAAAGCAGTTCCTAAAGCACCTCCTGAATCTCCCCTGGCTGCAGCCCCAGAGGAGCTGGTTGATACTGCACCAGAAGTTAAAACAGCAGCCACAGAAGAAATTGTATCTGAAGAAAAAtcaaatgtggaggtgaagaCTTCTGAGGCAAAAGAGGAATCTGTGCCAAAGGTTGCAGCTGAAGTGATTCCAGAAGTAGCTGAAACCATAGCTGGAGCTGTTGCTGAAGGAAGCCCTGATGTAGAGGCCAAAGTCACATCAGAAGTTGCCCCTGACTATGCTAAAGAAATGGCATCAGAGCCCAAATCTGAAGTGGaagctccttcccccccagaaGAGTTGGTCGATCCTGCTCCTGTAGTTGTCGACGCAGCAGAACCTCCAATGGAGACTGAAGTAGCGGCAGCACCTGAGG AACCTGCTCCAGAGCCTGAGCCTGAACCATTTGATAACACTACCTACAAGAACCTGCAGCACCACAGTTACAACATTTACACCTTTGTAGATAAGGATGTGGAGATGGCCAAGCACCGTCTGCCCCAGCCCTCTTCAGGAAGACCTTCACCCAGGCACTGA
- the si:ch211-140m22.7 gene encoding skin secretory protein xP2, with protein MAASLLRIGRLGSLKVLQVESWSALRRAPAVALSSKSGDSKKSKKSNKEKPTTKTYFDIEKLVQHKSYMELPKKENAALAAAAAAAEAAPAVAARVSEPVIPETVAAAAAAVQAPAIAPAPETQAASAPAAEPVTGPVAEPVVEVAATVAVAEAPMPAAEAPTPVAPVVLAAPVVEAAPVVEAAPVEEAAPVEEAAPVEEAAPVVEAVTSEVTAAVVADEATALKSEIGASTIEAVVPEAPAAETSAHAPEPVAEVAVPAPEPPVEAAAPTPEPPVEAAAPTPEPPMEAAAPTPEPPMEAAAPTPEPPIEAAAPTLEPPVEAAAPTPQPLVEAAAPTPEPPVEAAAPTPEPPVEAAAPTPEPPVEAAAPTPEPPVEAAAPTPEPPVEAAAPTPEPPVEAAAPTPEPPVEAAAPPPEPASEPTPEAPAPAPEVVPEVAAPAEVVSEVAAEVPPAQEAEVAPVVEAVVDAVIEAAAEAVTEVIAEAVPTKAVAEVVEAVAETVAEVIVEAAAEVVADAAPAEELVDPAAIIADAAEAPVEVVEAPEAGLDPIQKLFVEAIRDYSSRSMSTGGLVDAGPEYQKALAEEIAKLQRLYGGGDLTSFPEFNFPEPKLDEVSTK; from the exons ATGGCGGCCTCCTTGCTCAGAATAGGTCGGCTTGGATCTCTTAAG GTTCTGCAGGTGGAGAGCTGGAGTGCACTAAGAAGAGCTCCAGCAGTTGCTCTCAGTTCAAAATCTGGGGACAGCAAGAAGTCGAAAAAGTCCAATAAAG AAAAGCCCACGACAAAAACATACTTCGATATAGAAAAACTTGTCCAACACAAATCCTACATGGAATTGCCCAAGAAGGAGAATGCAGCGTTAGCTGCTGCCGCCGCTGCTGCAGAAGCAGCACCTGCTGTTGCTGCCCGTGTGTCTGAACCTGTAATTCCTGAGACAGTTGCAGCTGCTGCAGCAGCAGTACAAGCTCCAGCTATTGCCCCTGCACCTGAAACTCAAGCTGCTTCAGCCCCTGCTGCAGAACCTGTAACTGGGCCTGTTGCAGAGCCAGTTGTTGAAGTCGCTGCAACAGTAGCTGTTGCCGAAGCTCCCATGCCTGCTGCCGAAGCTCCCACGCCCGTGGCACCGGTTGTGTTAGCTGCGCCGGTTGTGGAAGCTGCGCCAGTTGTGGAAGCTGCGCCGGTTGAGGAAGCTGCGCCGGTTGAGGAAGCTGCGCCGGTTGAGGAAGCTGCGCCGGTTGTCGAAGCTGTCACTTCTGAAGTTACAGCTGCAGTAGTGGCTGATGAAGCTACTGCACTTAAGTCTGAGATTGGTGCCTCTACAATTGAAGCAGTTGTCCCTGAAGCCCCAGCTGCAGAAACATCAGCACATGCACCAGAACCTGTAGCAGAAGTGGCAGTGCCTGCACCAGAGCCTCCTGTGGAAGCAGCAGCACCTACACCAGAGCCTCCCGTGGAAGCAGCAGCACCTACACCAGAGCCTCCCATGGAAGCAGCAGCACCTACACCAGAGCCTCCCATGGAAGCAGCAGCACCAACTCCAGAGCCTCCCATAGAAGCAGCAGCACCAACTCTAGAGCCTCCCGTGGAAGCAGCAGCACCTACACCACAGCCTCTTGTGGAAGCAGCAGCACCTACACCAGAGCCTCCTGTGGAAGCAGCAGCACCTACACCAGAGCCTCCTGTGGAAGCAGCAGCACCTACACCAGAGCCTCCTGTGGAAGCAGCAGCACCTACACCAGAGCCTCCTGTGGAAGCAGCAGCACCTACACCAGAGCCTCCTGTGGAAGCAGCAGCACCTACACCAGAGCCTCCTGTGGAAGCAGCAGCACCTACACCAGAGCCTCCTGTGGAAGCAGCAGCACCTCCACCGGAACCTGCTTCAGAACCTACCCCTGAAGCTCCTGCACCAGCCCCTGAAGTAGTCCCGGAGGTTGCAGCCCCTGCAGAAGTTGTCTCTGAAGTTGCAGCAGAAGTCCCACCTGCCCAAGAGGCTGAAGTGGCCCCAGTTGTAGAAGCAGTGGTTGATGCAGTAATAGAAGCTGCTGCTGAAGCAGTAACTGAAGTAATAGCTGAAGCTGTCCCCACTAAAGCTGTCGCAGAAGTAGTGGAGGCTGTGGCTGAAACTGTAGCCGAAGTTATTGTAGAAGCTGCCGCTGAAGTTGTGGCTGATGCGGCCCCTGCAGAGGAGCTGGTAGACCCTGCTGCCATTATAGCAGATGCTGCTGAAGCTCCTGTTGAAGTTGTGGAAGCGCCTGAGG CTGGTTTGGATCCCATTCAGAAACTCTTTGTGGAAGCCATCCGTGACTACTCCTCAAGGAGCAT GTCTACTGGTGGCCTAGTTGATGCAGGTCCTGAGTATCAGAAGGCTCTGGCTGAAGAAATTGCCAAACTGCAGCGGCTATATGGTGGTGGTGACTTGACTTCCTTCCCAGAGTTCAATTTCCCTG AGCCCAAACTGGATGAAGTTTCCACCAAGTAA
- the wdr4 gene encoding tRNA (guanine-N(7)-)-methyltransferase non-catalytic subunit wdr4, with protein sequence MAALCCSGDWLLTSCSQYLIAVNIRESREAFVFDCAKAEQEPKEAEAENKSDGGGSEEKGSDRILACTISASGKYAALTDDNKRLILFCTQPSWQCISTRWVVRRCTSLVFSQAEDELFVADKSGDVYSFSVLEPQKQGELKLGHLSMLLSITLSPDDKYIITADRDEKIRVSLRRSPYNIQAFCLGHKEFVSALLVPAGHPEWLLSGSGDGTLKLWHYETGRRLQSFDLKQLGFSQSSETETEKPQRFAVSRIISSPDGRHVAAQCERSPCIQLFEVEDGSWGLLTPTKKLALPHAPWDMTFDHQGRLWVLLQNKDTSVLLYTRSQEHWQNDSESADLQRVTEALHTQWDVFKDSVGADSCFKHLYKVNFDNMASYLQKKQERLQQQGQKEGKKRTEGNGLQSNGAAKKSKKENKSEPVPPNCS encoded by the exons ATGGCtgctctgtgctgctctggAGACTGGCTGCTGACGAGCTGCTCACAGTATCTAATAGCAGTGAACATCAGAGAAAGCAg ggaagcaTTCGTGTTTGACTGTGCCAAAGCGGAGCAGGAACCGAAGGAAGCTGAAGCTGAGAATAAaag TGATGGAGGGGGCTCGGAGGAGAAGGGCAGTGATCGGATCCTCGCCTGCACCATATCAGCTTCAGGAAAATACGCTGCTCTGACAGACGACAACAAACGGCTCATTCTGTTCTGCACACAACCGTCATGGCAGTGCATCAGTACGAG GTGGGTTGTGCGGAGGTGCACCTCCTTGGTGTTCAGTCAGGCTGAGGATGAGCTGTTTGTGGCTGATAAGTCAGGCGATGTCTACTCATTTTCTGTTCTGGAGCCACAGAAACAAGGCGAGCTGAAGTTGGGCCATCTCTCTATGCTCCTCTCCATA ACGCTGTCTCCAGATGATAAGTACATCATTACAGCAGACAGAGATGAGAAGATCAGAGTGAGCCTCCGCAGATCTCCATACAACATTCAGGCCTTCTGTCTGGGCCACAAAGA GTTTGTCAGTGCACTGTTAGTTCCTGCTGGACATCCTGAATGGCTCTTATCTGGCTCAGGG GACGGCACATTGAAGCTTTGGCATTATGAGACTGGCAGGAGGTTACAGAGCTTCGACCTGAAGCAGCTCGGCTTCTCACAGAGCTCTGAAACGGAGACTGAAAAG CCGCAGAGGTTTGCTGTGAGTCGGATAATCAGTTCTCCAGATGGACGCCATGTTGCTGCACAGTGTGAGAG ATCTCCCTGCATTCAGCTGTTTGAGGTGGAGGATGGGTCATGGGGGCTCTTGACCCCCACCAAGAAACTTGCCCTGCCTCATGCTCCTTGGGACATGACCTTTGACCATCAAGGTCGACTCTGGGTGTTGCTGCAGAACAAGGACACCAGCGTCCTTCTGTACACTCGCTCACAGGAGCACTGGCAG AATGACTCAGAAAGTGCTGATCTACAGAGAGTAACAGAAGCACTCCACACCCAGTGGGACGTCTTCAAAG aCTCAGTGGGGGCGGACAGCTGCTTCAAGCACCTCTACAAGGTCAACTTTGACAACATGGCCTCGTATTTGCAGAAGAAGCAGGAGAGACTGCAGCAGCAGGGTCAGAAGGAGGGTAAGAAGAGGACAGAAGGAAATGGCCTGCAGTCCAACGGGGCAGCAAAGAAGAGCAAAAAGGAGAATAAAAGTGAACCAGTGCCTCCAAACTGCAGCTAG